The following coding sequences lie in one Lolium perenne isolate Kyuss_39 chromosome 2, Kyuss_2.0, whole genome shotgun sequence genomic window:
- the LOC127332037 gene encoding ribonuclease 1 — protein MKIVALSAVLLLLCLVAVSSAEECDFFYLVQQWPGSFCDTKKGCCFPDTGKPATDFGIHGMWPNYAKCKTRGEVGAGALEMVTKRKKKCWPEFCNNGEPLKIAAITDLLKGLDANWPTLACKSGKSFEFWSYEWKKHGTCSGLDQHGYFSAALGFKAQHNLTAILAGAGIAPSDEKTYFLSSIRDAIKEGTGFTANLECNKGAAGETQLFQVYQCVDRAGKKLIDCPLPMTGNCKDRVQLPAF, from the exons atgaagatcgTTGCGCTCTCGGCGGTTCTGCTGCTGCTCTGTCTCGTCGCCGTCTCCTCGGCGGAGGAGTGCGATTTCTTCTACCTCGTTCAGCAA TGGCCTGGATCCTTCTGTGACACGAAGAAGGGGTGCTGCTTCCCGGACACCGGGAAGCCGGCGACGGACTTCGGCATCCATGGGATGTGGCCCAACTATGCCAAGTGCAAGACACGGGGCGAGGTCGGCGCCGGCGCCCTGGAGATGGTGACCAAGCGGAAGAAGAAGTGCTGGCCGGAGTTCTGCAACAACGGCGAGCCCCTCAAGATCGCGGCGATCACGGACCTGCTCAAGGGGCTGGACGCCAACTGGCCGACGCTGGCGTGCAAGAGCGGCAAGAGCTTCGAGTTCTGGAGCTACGAGTGGAAGAAGCACGGCACCTGCTCCGGCCTGGACCAGCACGGCTATTTCTCCGCGGCGCTGGGCTTCAAGGCGCAGCACAACCTCACCGCCATCCTCGCCGGCGCCGGGATCGCGCCGTCGGACGAGAAGACATACTTCCTCAGCAGCATCagggacgccatcaaggaggGGACCGGGTTCACGGCGAACCTGGAGTGCAACAAGGGCGCCGCCGGCGAGACGCAGCTGTTCCAGGTGTACCAGTGCGTCGACCGCGCCGGGAAGAAGCTCATCGACTGCCCGCTGCCGATGACGGGCAACTGCAAAGACAGGGTCCAGCTGCCGGCCTTCTGA